From a single Brassica oleracea var. oleracea cultivar TO1000 chromosome C5, BOL, whole genome shotgun sequence genomic region:
- the LOC106292262 gene encoding uncharacterized protein LOC106292262: MWRKMLKMRDLAKMFYRKEVGNGRHISFWYDKWSAKGVMIDYIGERGIIDMGISRDATVEDAVINIRRRRRHRITELNAVEEALLVLKDKLRTNVEDISLWKRDSGFKGRFSTYETWKLVREPTTRCEWAFGIWFSQATPKFAFIAWL, translated from the coding sequence ATGTGGAGGAAGATGTTAAAGATGAGAGACTTGGCTAAGATGTTTTATCGGAAAGAAGTGGGAAATGGGAGGCATATCTCGTTTTGGTATGATAAATGGTCGGCAAAGGGTGTAATGATTGATTATATTGGGGAGAGAGGTATTATAGATATGGGTATAAGTAGAGATGCTACTGTGGAGGATGCTGTTATTAATATAAGGAGAAGGAGAAGGCATCGTATCACTGAGCTCAATGCTGTAGAAGAAGCGTTGCTAGTACTGAAGGATAAGCTGAGAACTAATGTTGAGGACATCTCTCTTTGGAAAAGAGACTCGGGTTTTAAAGGAAGATTTTCAACATATGAAACTTGGAAGCTAGTAAGAGAGCCAACGACTCGTTGTGAATGGGCGTTTGGCATCTGGTTCTCGCAGGCTACTCCTAAATTTGCATTTATAGCTTGGCTTTAA